A window of Candidatus Zymogenus saltonus contains these coding sequences:
- a CDS encoding MFS transporter has product METNPSKSPRKDPTINALALTIFATNIGGGIILAIIALYTKHLNISLIFGGWVISLFAIARGITQPIIGHYIDRIDPRPVITCGIVIFIVASAAPAIPNAVVLYVARALQGVGSALVIVSCYTIIARRYLDAYMRRIANARFMMLEMTGSVLGPLVGAVVFWVTDSFSSPFIVCSMFGVIAMALYMKNYGAIGGSKPLYEMKDNPHKKNKMVFNPSGLSILILISTMFFVLQFVWGSLQFIMPLYVVNKGMPGHFAGLFFGALSFGMILTILLTEREAFGKTPAELLIFVGSFFALSCLTLLVLIVDVWVWFLLFWAMGAGVGLLFPIFPSLAADAIKDRPGQGVSYMEMGGNLGFIIGPVAAGALAAGEQYLRAFYFEIGSAYFLIAVAVALIVIRWRLKKRADVKRHDNADSIPS; this is encoded by the coding sequence ATGGAGACGAATCCCTCAAAAAGTCCGAGGAAAGACCCGACGATCAACGCCCTTGCGCTGACTATCTTCGCAACAAACATCGGCGGCGGCATCATCCTCGCCATCATCGCCCTCTACACGAAGCACCTGAACATCAGCCTCATCTTCGGGGGGTGGGTCATCTCACTTTTCGCCATAGCGAGGGGAATAACCCAGCCGATAATCGGCCACTACATAGACAGGATAGACCCCCGCCCCGTCATAACCTGCGGGATCGTCATCTTCATAGTCGCCTCCGCCGCCCCGGCCATCCCCAACGCCGTGGTCCTCTATGTGGCCCGGGCGCTTCAGGGGGTCGGCTCCGCGCTCGTCATCGTCTCCTGCTACACCATAATCGCCAGGAGATACCTCGATGCCTACATGAGGCGCATCGCCAACGCCCGGTTCATGATGCTCGAGATGACAGGCTCGGTGCTGGGGCCCCTCGTAGGCGCCGTCGTATTCTGGGTTACCGACTCCTTCTCGTCTCCCTTCATTGTCTGCTCGATGTTCGGCGTCATAGCCATGGCCCTCTACATGAAAAACTACGGCGCAATCGGCGGCTCGAAGCCTCTATACGAGATGAAAGATAATCCCCACAAAAAGAACAAGATGGTCTTCAACCCTTCGGGACTGAGCATCCTTATCCTCATCTCAACGATGTTCTTCGTCCTCCAGTTCGTCTGGGGAAGCCTCCAGTTCATCATGCCTCTCTACGTGGTGAACAAAGGAATGCCGGGCCACTTCGCGGGCCTCTTCTTCGGCGCTCTCTCCTTCGGGATGATTCTCACCATCCTCCTTACCGAGAGGGAGGCCTTCGGCAAGACCCCGGCGGAACTCCTTATCTTCGTGGGGAGCTTCTTTGCCCTATCGTGCCTCACGCTTCTTGTCCTGATCGTCGATGTGTGGGTGTGGTTTCTCCTCTTCTGGGCGATGGGCGCCGGGGTGGGGCTTCTCTTCCCGATATTCCCGTCCCTGGCGGCGGATGCCATCAAGGACCGACCGGGACAGGGGGTAAGCTACATGGAAATGGGTGGAAACCTCGGGTTTATCATCGGCCCCGTAGCGGCGGGGGCGCTGGCCGCGGGCGAGCAGTACCTAAGGGCGTTCTACTTCGAGATAGGCTCCGCCTACTTCCTCATAGCCGTCGCCGTGGCCCTAATCGT